In the Longimicrobium sp. genome, CCTCTCGGAGATCCCCTCGGACCGCGTGGGCTTCGGCTCGCGCGTGACCGTGGTGGATCTGCGCACGCGCGAGGAGGAGACGTACACGCTCGTCTTCGGCGACTACATCGACATCGACAGCGGGCAGATCTCCGTCGCCAGCCCGCTGGGGCAGACGCTGATGGGAAAGAAGCCGGGCGACAAGGTCTCGCTCCAGCTCCCCCGCGGCGAGCGCAAGCTGATGATCAAGGAGCTCGTCACCCTATCGCAAATGGTCGACGACCAGGAAGA is a window encoding:
- the greA gene encoding transcription elongation factor GreA, which gives rise to MLDELKNRLGEEIERLTHELQVTLPKAIQKAVEHGDLRENSEYKSALERQQFVQARLNHLTKRYGELSKIDLSEIPSDRVGFGSRVTVVDLRTREEETYTLVFGDYIDIDSGQISVASPLGQTLMGKKPGDKVSLQLPRGERKLMIKELVTLSQMVDDQEDAA